One Jaculus jaculus isolate mJacJac1 chromosome 4, mJacJac1.mat.Y.cur, whole genome shotgun sequence genomic window, tgtgcatctggcttgtgtgggtcctggagaatcaaaccaggatcctttggctttgaaggcaagacttagccttaaccgctaagccatctctccagcccttaaaaaatatttttatttatttgaaagacagaaagagggagtggggagagaatgggcacaccaggtcctcctgccactacaaatgaactcgatatatgggtcactttgtgcatctggctttacatgagtatggaAGAACAAAACCTGGGTGGTTGgagtttgcagacaagtgccttaactgctgagcctttcagcccaagttcatttaaatttatcatcttttttaaaaaaattttaatattttatttgcaaggacagagaatgggcatgccagggcctttgcccctgtaaccaaactccagatgcaggcaccactttgtgcatctggctttatgtgggttctggggaactgaactcatgcCATCAGGCtgggtaagcaagcaccttacctactgagatatttctccagccccatcatcttTTTATTTCTACTGGCTCATTTTGTTCCTTTTAACTCTTTGCTTATACTCTTTGCACTTTTTTCAAAATGATTCCATTTTATACCAGAAGTTTACTAGAAACTCATCAACTTCACTTATTTATGTTTCCTCAAGcttacatttataaataaaaaaaaatcacacacaaatCACTTGAACTTAACTTCATTATTCATTCTCAAGAAGCTGAGTTTATtcacttgcatgtgtgtgcatgtttacgtaggtagctggggaattgaacccaggctggcaggctttgcatgcaagtgcctttaactactggagCCACTTATCCAGTTCCCATTTTTTCAACTTTTAATTAGATTTAATTAGTTAAAAAATTATGTTAATATAGGGGAGAGTGTCCCTTATATTAGCTTATTTTACCTGTAATTAGAGATTTAATTAGTTAAAATTATAAGTTAATGTAGGGGAGAATGTTCAGCTtgttagaaatagaaaataaaaaaattcagggcttgccgggcatggtggtgcacacctttaatcccagcactcgggaggcagaggtaggaggattgccatgagtttgaggccagcctgagactacatagtgaattccaggtcagcctgggccagagtgagaccctactttgaaaaaacaaaacaaaacaacaaaaataatgcagGGCTTTCACAACATGAACACAGTGAGGACTAGGAGTAGAAAAcagtataataaagaaaaatgaacatgaTATATGGATCCATCAATCAGAACTGGATTATAGTGTAATCTTGGCCCCTTTAAACTACCTGCAGGTGGTGGTAAACCAGCAAGGCCAAATCCAATCCATTTGTTCAGTCAAATCTGATggctgcttgggaggcagaagtaggaggatcgctgtgagtttgaggtcaccctgaggctacatagtaaattctaggtcagcctgagctacagtgaaaccgtaccttgaaaataaataaataaaagtctgatGGCTGCCTGTGACATCCAGAATGCATTGTTGATGGCAACCAACCACCCCCTCCACCATGTATTCCAAACAAAACACAATGTAGTCTGAGACTTCTccgtagtccaggttggccttgaactcatgattccccACCTatagcctcccaagggctgggattataagcaagtacagtcttttttaaaaaattctatttttatttatttgagagagaaagaagtggggtgGGGAacactccagctactgcaaatgaactccagacatatgcaccaccttgtgcagctggcttatgtgggttctgaggaatcaaacctgattccattggctttgcagacaagggctttaaccattgagccatctctccaaccctgttttttttttggttaaagttACAAAAGAGACAAAGTAATGATTTTCTTACTTTATTGAACTATGCCATTATTCTTTCAGGGGCAAACATACAGACCAGACAAACAGGCCACagtgaagaaatatttttatgaggcTTAGGAAATCACAAGATAACTTCAGCACTGTTGCTCAGTGGTGCTTCTTATCATTATTCTGGGACTGCAGCATATACTCAGCTCCCAGCGCTACCACAAATGCAGCAAAGCCCCACTTGAATCCTTTTAACAGTATACCTGTAAAGGAAAGATTGTTTGCGAAGCCACCCATGTATCTCCAAGCTTCattgctagaagaaaaaaaaaaagagaaaatttttatAATCAAACACAATTCATGCACATTCACTAAGCAAAACTGATtttgatttttctaaaaatacttaaatgctacattattatcattatctgtttttatgagacatggtctcactttgTAGTACAGGCTGGCCCTTAAgccactgagaccctgcctcagcttTGACTGCAGAgtgtgagccaccgtgcctggttCAAATACTACATTACCTAACACTGTAGATCACACTTATTGTGCCAAACTCCAGATCTTCCTGCTTCATCTTAGCAATTTCCtactggcatgtaccaccacaactggGTGATCACAAAATCCAAGCAGGCTGTTTGCAGGTAAGTTCACTTGAAAACTTACAGGCAAATGAAAGAGACCTAGAACAACTAAACCAATTTTAGAAAGTTGGAGAACCTACACCACTACCCTATTGAAGACAGGCTccagaaatacatatatatggtcaATTATTTTTGACATATTTATCAAAGTAATTCAACTggggataatttttttaaaagatttttatttatttacttattagaaacagagagagggagagagagagggagtgaaaaatgggcacgccagggcctccagccactgcaaacaaactccaaacacatgtgccaccttgtgcaactggcttatgtgggacctggagaatcaaactggggtccttaggcttcgcaggcatgcaccttaaccaataagccatctctccagcccctgaggataatttttaaatgaatggtgCTGGGTCAAGTGGATGTCCATATGCAAAAATATTAAATTCTCTCCTTATTTCAAAGGatataaaaattaactcaaagtGAATGATA contains:
- the Ndufb3 gene encoding NADH dehydrogenase [ubiquinone] 1 beta subcomplex subunit 3; translation: MAPGHGHGHSKLELPDYKQWKIEGTPLETVQERLAARGLRDPWGRNEAWRYMGGFANNLSFTGILLKGFKWGFAAFVVALGAEYMLQSQNNDKKHH